One stretch of Legionella birminghamensis DNA includes these proteins:
- the treY gene encoding malto-oligosyltrehalose synthase, which translates to MHIPLATYRLQLHPNFTFKDASGLIPYLHQLGISDVYSSPILQAQPGSTHGYDTVNYQQLNKELGGEEGFNQLTEALARYGMSLCVDIVPNHMAASSHNPLWQSVLKEGKQSPYSEFFDIKWDLSDKSNLSYRRFFDINELVCMKTEQEQVFSHIHELIIHLIKTYKIQALRIDHIDGLRQPLAYLKTLKAKIARDFYIVVEKILGFDENLPLSWPIAGTTGYDWLNQLNQIYVDPQGLKKLKTVYGKITGQSQSMKSIRIQSLSLVIEKLFSKEFDYLHSELIPLFSMFNPQQLRAFLIEFSSRMPVYRLYHQEDSRCYSKKILETILTELPAKQQEIGILFKNLLIGNYPEWFDAAKKTKWEQWRNHWEVFTGPLMAKGFEDTAGYNYSPLLSLNEVGSSPEWFEHSGDLDAFHEFIAVRQAHWPYSLNASSTHDTKRSEDVRARLNVLSELAEEWNLLLKQWHSHNQSKKIKSAPDATDEMTIYQSLLGIWPLQFDNTDLEDRFQQFLIKAMRERKLQSSWYEPNEHYEQACLNFFKQLLNDDVFLESFSSFERKTAFYGMHNSLSQILIKFTTPGIPDLYQGNESWRFDLVDPDNRRPVDYQKLSGLVSNESLSKLLGHWQDGRIKYNLTRQLLALREQYKPLVEGNYKSLMIKGQFSDNVIAFQRAHEDATLIILANRWLSRLINPGEIWNSERLTENNLHGIAQGQYISLLSHDTWDSVDNQLDLGKVLRHLPFEILLKR; encoded by the coding sequence ATGCATATCCCGCTGGCCACCTATCGTTTGCAACTCCATCCAAATTTTACCTTCAAAGATGCAAGCGGCCTTATTCCCTATCTGCATCAACTGGGTATTAGCGATGTTTACAGTTCACCAATTCTACAAGCCCAGCCTGGTAGCACGCATGGCTATGATACTGTCAATTATCAGCAATTGAATAAAGAGCTGGGAGGGGAGGAAGGATTTAATCAATTGACTGAAGCATTGGCGCGTTATGGTATGAGCCTCTGTGTAGACATTGTACCTAATCATATGGCAGCCAGTTCTCACAATCCACTGTGGCAGAGTGTTCTTAAGGAGGGTAAACAATCTCCCTACAGCGAATTTTTTGATATCAAATGGGATCTATCAGATAAGAGCAACCTGAGTTACCGCCGCTTCTTTGATATCAACGAACTAGTGTGCATGAAAACAGAACAGGAGCAGGTTTTTAGCCATATTCATGAATTGATTATCCACCTAATTAAAACATATAAAATACAGGCTTTACGTATTGATCACATTGATGGCCTGAGACAGCCTTTGGCTTATTTAAAGACATTAAAAGCTAAAATCGCCAGGGATTTTTATATAGTCGTTGAAAAAATTCTTGGCTTCGATGAAAACCTGCCGCTATCATGGCCCATAGCTGGAACCACCGGATATGATTGGCTTAATCAATTGAATCAAATTTATGTAGATCCCCAAGGATTGAAAAAATTAAAAACAGTTTACGGCAAAATTACCGGCCAATCTCAGTCAATGAAGTCAATCAGAATTCAATCCCTCTCCCTGGTAATAGAAAAACTGTTTTCAAAAGAATTTGACTATCTCCATTCAGAGCTGATTCCGCTGTTTTCTATGTTTAATCCGCAGCAACTAAGGGCTTTCCTGATTGAATTTTCATCACGGATGCCGGTTTACCGGCTTTATCATCAGGAAGACTCTCGCTGCTACTCAAAAAAAATCCTGGAAACTATTTTGACAGAACTGCCGGCAAAACAGCAGGAAATAGGTATTTTATTTAAAAATTTACTTATTGGTAATTACCCCGAATGGTTTGATGCCGCAAAAAAAACAAAATGGGAGCAATGGCGTAATCACTGGGAAGTATTTACCGGGCCACTGATGGCAAAAGGCTTTGAGGATACCGCTGGATATAATTATAGCCCCCTGCTTTCATTAAATGAAGTAGGCAGTTCCCCTGAATGGTTTGAGCATAGCGGCGATTTGGATGCTTTTCATGAATTTATTGCTGTAAGGCAAGCCCATTGGCCTTATAGCTTAAATGCCAGTTCAACCCATGATACCAAACGCAGCGAGGATGTTCGCGCACGTTTGAATGTCTTAAGCGAGCTGGCTGAAGAATGGAATTTATTATTAAAGCAATGGCATAGCCATAATCAGTCTAAAAAAATAAAGTCCGCCCCTGATGCAACCGATGAAATGACCATTTACCAATCTTTATTGGGAATCTGGCCTCTTCAATTTGACAATACTGATCTGGAAGACCGGTTTCAGCAATTTCTGATCAAAGCCATGCGTGAGCGAAAGCTGCAAAGCAGCTGGTATGAGCCTAATGAACACTATGAGCAAGCCTGTTTGAATTTTTTTAAGCAACTCTTGAACGATGATGTTTTTCTGGAGAGCTTTTCTTCTTTTGAACGAAAAACAGCTTTTTACGGAATGCATAACTCCCTGTCACAGATCCTGATCAAATTCACCACCCCTGGTATTCCGGATCTTTACCAGGGAAATGAAAGCTGGCGATTTGATTTGGTCGATCCGGATAATCGTCGTCCTGTTGATTATCAAAAATTAAGTGGCTTAGTCAGCAATGAAAGTTTGTCAAAATTACTGGGGCATTGGCAGGACGGGCGAATCAAATATAATTTAACCCGCCAGCTACTGGCTTTACGGGAGCAATATAAACCGTTAGTAGAAGGCAATTATAAGTCCTTAATGATTAAAGGACAGTTCAGCGATAATGTAATCGCATTTCAGCGAGCGCATGAGGACGCCACCCTGATTATTCTCGCCAACCGTTGGTTAAGCCGATTGATTAACCCTGGCGAGATCTGGAATAGCGAGCGATTAACCGAGAATAATTTGCATGGGATAGCGCAAGGGCAGTATATTTCTTTGTTGTCGCATGATACATGGGATTCAGTGGATAATCAGTTGGATTTAGGCAAGGTTCTCAGACACTTGCCTTTTGAAATTTTACTGAAGCGCTAG
- a CDS encoding DUF3536 domain-containing protein: MANYICIHGHFYQPPRENPWLEEIEAQDSASPYHDWNERINDECYLPNSGSRILNSASQISDIVNNYQKISFNFGPTLLSWIRDQDPQLLASIIDADEKSQAQFNGHGNALAQAYNHMIMPLANRQDKYTQLLWGIKTFEHYFKRKPEGLWLPETAVDLETLDLMSELGIQFTILAPNQARRYKHFDEEEWTEGIIPGTAYQQQLPSGRSISLFFYDGEVSKAVAFEKLLTQGETFAHRLLNSFPEQKTEHNLMHIATDGESYGHHHPHGDMGLAYALNIIENTEGVDLCNYARFLELQPPEYQVEIHENSSWSCAHGIERWRSDCGCSTRGDWHQQWRGPLRDALDWLRDQLIPLFEANLKKLITDPWAARNDYIEVINDRSQQQHFLQSHFRRQFSREEAIQVLKWMELQRHAMLMYTSCGWFFDELSGLETTQILKYAARVMQLARELVDIDFEPEFIKRLEKIPSNLPELANGAIIYQSYIKPLIIDLFNVSAHLAASLPFSEYNENIGLFCYEINLSESRRAEAGKVKLYSGLMEVQSQITSESIEVWYALLYQGDQNLLCAIRNPDDQLESMEDEFYEYFEKGEIFELVKLFDQHFGEKTTSLRDLFYDMKRQITDQILSSITGELENRYHEFISNNAALLYFISDLQMPLPKAVAQSITYIINQDILNYLKQDERDQEKLDNLLQLVKRFNIKLDEAIRFEAGKRFKAYAVDLEKTPDDMDLINAVIATVRQINTLPLKINYWHLQNMVKQLLSTANLRPLLTELGKELNLEV; the protein is encoded by the coding sequence ATGGCTAATTATATTTGCATACATGGACATTTTTACCAGCCTCCGCGGGAAAATCCCTGGCTGGAGGAAATTGAGGCACAGGATTCAGCTTCCCCTTATCACGATTGGAATGAGCGCATTAACGATGAATGTTATTTACCCAATTCCGGTTCCCGAATTTTAAATAGCGCCAGTCAGATTAGCGATATTGTGAACAATTACCAAAAAATCAGCTTTAACTTTGGCCCTACCCTTCTTTCCTGGATACGCGATCAGGATCCGCAATTGCTTGCTTCCATTATCGATGCAGATGAGAAGAGCCAAGCGCAATTTAATGGCCATGGAAATGCACTTGCCCAGGCTTACAATCATATGATTATGCCGCTTGCCAACCGGCAGGACAAATACACACAACTGCTTTGGGGTATAAAAACCTTCGAGCATTATTTCAAGCGCAAGCCTGAAGGCTTATGGTTGCCGGAAACCGCGGTCGATCTGGAAACACTCGATCTGATGAGTGAACTGGGAATTCAATTTACCATTCTTGCTCCCAACCAGGCCAGGCGCTATAAACATTTTGATGAAGAAGAGTGGACAGAGGGCATTATCCCGGGTACGGCTTATCAGCAGCAACTCCCTTCCGGGCGAAGTATCAGCCTGTTTTTTTATGATGGTGAGGTATCAAAAGCAGTCGCTTTTGAAAAGTTACTGACGCAGGGGGAAACTTTTGCGCATCGCCTGCTTAATTCATTTCCCGAGCAGAAAACAGAACATAATCTAATGCATATTGCCACTGATGGGGAATCCTATGGCCATCATCATCCGCATGGCGATATGGGTCTGGCCTATGCGTTAAACATAATCGAGAACACCGAGGGGGTCGACCTCTGTAATTATGCCCGTTTCCTGGAGCTACAGCCGCCTGAATATCAGGTCGAAATTCATGAAAATTCCTCCTGGAGTTGTGCACACGGAATTGAACGCTGGCGCAGTGATTGCGGTTGCAGTACACGTGGAGACTGGCATCAGCAATGGCGGGGCCCCCTGAGAGACGCACTGGATTGGCTGCGCGATCAGCTCATTCCCCTTTTTGAAGCCAATCTTAAGAAGCTGATCACTGATCCCTGGGCAGCCAGAAATGACTATATTGAAGTCATCAACGATCGCAGTCAACAGCAGCATTTTCTGCAAAGCCATTTTAGACGGCAATTTTCCAGAGAAGAGGCAATTCAGGTTTTAAAATGGATGGAGTTACAGCGGCATGCCATGCTCATGTATACCAGTTGCGGCTGGTTTTTTGATGAATTATCGGGCCTTGAGACAACCCAGATTTTAAAATATGCCGCCCGGGTTATGCAATTAGCCAGAGAGTTAGTGGATATTGATTTCGAACCGGAGTTTATCAAACGTCTGGAGAAAATCCCTTCTAATCTGCCAGAGCTTGCCAATGGGGCAATAATTTATCAATCCTATATCAAACCTTTGATCATCGATTTATTCAACGTTTCCGCACATCTGGCGGCTAGCTTACCTTTCAGTGAATATAATGAAAACATTGGCCTGTTCTGCTATGAAATTAACTTAAGTGAGTCAAGGCGGGCTGAAGCCGGCAAAGTGAAATTATATTCGGGTCTTATGGAGGTACAGTCACAAATTACCTCCGAATCCATTGAGGTCTGGTATGCGCTTCTTTACCAGGGTGATCAAAACCTGCTTTGCGCGATCCGCAATCCTGACGACCAGCTCGAAAGTATGGAAGATGAGTTTTACGAGTATTTTGAGAAAGGGGAGATTTTCGAGCTGGTCAAGCTCTTTGATCAGCATTTTGGTGAAAAAACCACCTCGTTGCGCGATCTGTTCTATGACATGAAACGCCAGATTACGGATCAGATATTGTCTTCCATTACTGGCGAGCTCGAAAATCGCTACCATGAATTCATTAGCAATAATGCAGCACTTTTGTATTTTATCTCAGATCTTCAAATGCCTCTGCCCAAGGCAGTGGCCCAGTCAATCACTTATATTATCAATCAGGATATTTTGAATTACTTAAAACAGGATGAAAGAGACCAGGAAAAATTAGACAATCTTTTGCAACTGGTGAAACGTTTCAACATTAAACTCGATGAAGCTATTCGCTTTGAAGCAGGGAAACGATTTAAAGCCTATGCTGTCGACCTTGAAAAAACCCCTGATGACATGGATTTAATTAATGCAGTCATTGCTACCGTTCGCCAAATCAACACACTACCCCTGAAGATTAATTACTGGCATTTGCAAAATATGGTAAAGCAGCTTCTATCCACCGCAAACCTTAGGCCTCTGCTCACCGAGCTTGGCAAAGAGCTGAATCTGGAGGTCTGA
- the treZ gene encoding malto-oligosyltrehalose trehalohydrolase: MDKISNRTLGANLNAKGRCEFKVWAPNAVKPALELINSRGETRVFPMVKMEDGYYFLALDQVEDGDCYYYLFANHHFPDPAADFLPQGINGPSAIIKKPQITTRWTNRPLRDYIIYELHVGTFTEPGTFTAVIDHLDELKDLGITAIEIMPIAQFSGERNWGYDGVYPFAVQNSYGGPQGLRALIQACHERNIAVILDVVYNHIGPEGNHFSQFGPYFTDKYQTLWGQMLNFDDQYNHHVRRYFIENALHWFIEYDIDALRLDALHAIVDTSAYPFLEQLADAVNQTSQALGKPLYLIAENDANDVKLITEKSQGGFGMHAQWNDDFHHALHSLLTRETQNYYQDFGRFAHLLKALREGFVYSGAYSSFRKRPHGRSSVDIPAERLVVCLQNHDQIGNRAQGERLSVLVNDAKLKLGAGLLLTAPFIPLLFMGEEYGEPAPFLYFISHSDPKLIEAVRQGRRREFAHEPNHLLSDPQDTKTFEASKLNHALKQQAKHQHLWKYYQQLIHLRKSFEAISSMDKDAQTIQWDEERQWLSIVKHHDSQSVLILASFSEQTHLMDTNLLSDWALILHSYDTQWTENHQENLSQSIPPFGFLLFKDNHHG; encoded by the coding sequence ATGGATAAAATAAGTAACCGTACATTAGGCGCTAATTTGAATGCCAAGGGCCGTTGTGAATTTAAAGTATGGGCACCCAATGCGGTGAAACCTGCGTTGGAACTGATTAATTCCCGCGGAGAAACGCGTGTTTTTCCCATGGTCAAAATGGAAGATGGATACTACTTTCTCGCCCTGGATCAGGTGGAAGACGGCGATTGCTATTATTATTTATTCGCTAACCACCATTTTCCTGACCCCGCGGCTGATTTTCTTCCCCAGGGAATAAATGGTCCTTCAGCAATTATCAAAAAGCCCCAAATCACTACAAGATGGACCAATAGACCACTTCGCGACTACATCATTTATGAATTGCATGTCGGTACTTTTACTGAACCAGGTACATTTACCGCCGTTATTGATCATTTGGATGAATTAAAGGATTTAGGGATTACCGCCATTGAAATCATGCCCATCGCACAATTCTCTGGGGAGCGTAATTGGGGCTATGATGGGGTTTATCCCTTTGCAGTCCAGAACTCTTATGGCGGCCCACAAGGATTGAGAGCCCTCATTCAGGCCTGCCATGAACGCAATATTGCAGTGATTCTGGACGTGGTCTACAACCATATTGGCCCGGAAGGCAATCATTTTTCGCAGTTTGGACCTTATTTTACCGATAAGTATCAGACACTTTGGGGGCAGATGCTTAATTTTGATGATCAGTACAACCACCATGTGCGTCGTTATTTCATCGAAAATGCGCTGCACTGGTTTATTGAATATGATATTGACGCCCTTCGCCTTGATGCTTTGCATGCCATTGTTGATACCTCGGCTTATCCTTTTCTTGAACAACTGGCGGATGCGGTTAATCAAACGTCGCAGGCGCTTGGGAAGCCGCTTTATCTAATCGCAGAAAATGACGCGAATGATGTAAAGCTTATTACTGAAAAAAGCCAGGGCGGTTTTGGAATGCATGCGCAATGGAATGATGACTTCCATCATGCTCTCCACAGCCTGCTTACCCGGGAAACCCAGAATTATTATCAGGATTTTGGCCGCTTTGCGCATTTACTGAAAGCCTTGCGGGAAGGATTTGTCTATTCAGGAGCATACTCCTCTTTTCGCAAAAGGCCGCATGGAAGGAGTTCAGTTGATATTCCTGCGGAACGTCTGGTGGTGTGTTTGCAAAACCATGACCAGATTGGTAACCGGGCGCAGGGTGAACGTTTGAGCGTGCTGGTTAACGATGCAAAATTAAAGCTGGGCGCAGGTTTATTATTGACAGCTCCCTTCATTCCCCTGCTTTTTATGGGCGAGGAATATGGCGAACCCGCGCCTTTCCTCTATTTCATCAGCCATTCCGATCCCAAATTAATTGAAGCAGTTCGCCAGGGAAGGCGAAGGGAATTTGCCCATGAGCCGAATCATTTACTTTCTGACCCGCAAGATACAAAAACCTTTGAGGCCAGCAAACTTAACCATGCCTTAAAGCAGCAAGCAAAGCATCAACACTTATGGAAATATTACCAACAACTGATTCATCTTCGTAAATCATTCGAAGCAATAAGCAGCATGGATAAAGATGCACAGACCATCCAATGGGATGAAGAGCGCCAATGGCTGAGCATTGTGAAGCATCATGACAGTCAGTCTGTTTTAATCCTTGCCAGTTTTTCGGAGCAAACTCATTTGATGGACACCAATCTGCTCAGCGACTGGGCATTGATTCTGCACTCTTACGACACACAATGGACAGAAAACCATCAGGAAAATTTAAGCCAGTCTATCCCCCCTTTTGGATTTCTACTGTTTAAGGATAATCATCATGGCTAA
- the glgB gene encoding 1,4-alpha-glucan branching protein GlgB: MLAMDAEINALKQLAAKLGLMTSYQNAWGKQTEASSHTLMALLRMLGYPINSLDEAIPVFKQYQQKQLRKLMQPVYIVWNEKALSFKLELPKKEVSKAINWRLITEEGLTFQKTITSKGTNQIHIKLPKLPFGYHQLSLTIGDRQYQSLIISAPQTIYFPEDLCQKKMLGLFCPIYSLHSRKSIGCGDLGDLSILAEWMADHQLKLVATTPLFSSFLNSPCEPSPYSPVSRLFPNELYLDLNQLGSMDPQFSASVDQLNAQSLIDYQQTASLKREIASKQFEIMLQSPENQQALQQFVDENPEVKIYALFRANVEHTGKCWRDWPLAQRKGNLNEQDIPVENYQYHLAAQWQMHKQLSQLKVDLNKQGQLLYLDLPIGAHRDGFDVWRWQSVYLGEANIGAPPDPLFLEGQNWGMPALNPEKLRDQGYSWFIRLIQNIFKQVDVLRIDHVMGFNRLYLIPNGSPASEGTYLNYPAEEIYAILSLESQRHRVMLVGENLGAVPPETTQLMKRHSMIGMHVLQYVLDAKQKLIPDTCKTLSSINTHDMPPFTAWAQALDIHSFQELGLIDKEYARKMHRKRQQHLKKIRTVLKKQNTDDSRLLFSLWLLQAKSPAALQLINIEDLWNETNPQNIPNAAKAPNWQRKLHYSLEQIKQMSTISEQLDAIHQQRKGGHTSSQSLFSDLDFHLFNEGTHFRLYDHLGSHPQTRNGVAGVYFSVWAPNASYVSVIGSFNDWNNKKHPLSSCGKSGVWEGFIAGAKMGDLYKYFIESRQHHFAGEKADPFAFYQETPPCTASIVWDLNYQWHDKDWLEKRKSRQSLNSPISIYEVHLGSWRRVPEENNRYLTYRELAPILADYISKMGFTHVEFLPVMEHPFYGSWGYQTLGYFAPTARFGNPQDFMYLIDYLHQQDIGVILDWVPSHFPMDSHGLAQFDGTQLYEHSDVRKGFHPDWKSAIFNYGRHEVQAFLISSAMFWLEKYHIDAIRVDAVASMLYLNYSRAEGEWLPNEKGGHENLEAIHFLRTLNKTAYRNFPDIQMFAEESTAWSGVSAPIEFGGLGFGFKWDMGWMHDTLLYFSRDPVFRRYHQHELSFRMIYAFTENFTLSLSHDEVVYGKGSLINKMPGDEWSKFANLRLVYGYMFCLPGKKLLFMGSEFGQYSEWNHESSLDWHLLDFPIHQGLQRWVQDLNKIYRSETALHELDWQSHGFEWIDCSDADNSVYSFIRKSSGGDLLLIAFNCTPVCRSNYRFGVPQPGNWQLLLDSDASQYGGAGQNMNHSPATEHFPFHNRPHSLTLTIPGLSLVIYKWIK, from the coding sequence ATGCTGGCAATGGACGCTGAAATAAATGCTTTAAAACAACTGGCAGCGAAGCTAGGTTTAATGACCAGTTATCAGAATGCATGGGGAAAACAGACAGAGGCCTCTTCACATACGCTAATGGCCTTGCTGCGCATGCTCGGCTATCCAATTAACTCGCTTGATGAGGCAATTCCGGTTTTTAAACAATACCAGCAAAAGCAGCTCAGAAAATTAATGCAACCCGTTTACATCGTATGGAATGAAAAAGCGCTCTCTTTCAAACTGGAACTGCCAAAAAAAGAGGTATCAAAAGCAATCAACTGGCGCTTAATCACTGAGGAAGGACTCACTTTCCAGAAGACGATCACCAGTAAAGGAACCAATCAGATACACATCAAATTACCCAAGCTGCCTTTTGGTTATCATCAACTAAGCCTTACTATTGGCGATAGGCAATATCAAAGCCTGATTATCTCGGCGCCGCAAACCATTTATTTTCCTGAGGATTTATGCCAGAAAAAAATGCTTGGCCTTTTCTGCCCGATTTACTCCCTGCATTCAAGGAAAAGTATTGGCTGTGGAGATTTGGGTGATTTGAGCATACTCGCTGAGTGGATGGCCGACCATCAATTAAAGCTTGTCGCCACGACTCCCCTTTTCTCTTCTTTTTTAAACTCACCTTGCGAGCCTAGCCCCTATTCGCCAGTCAGCCGTTTATTTCCCAATGAGTTGTATCTGGATTTAAACCAATTAGGCTCAATGGATCCACAGTTTTCGGCATCCGTTGATCAATTAAACGCGCAATCCTTAATAGATTACCAGCAAACCGCTTCATTAAAGCGCGAGATTGCCAGTAAACAGTTTGAAATAATGCTGCAATCTCCTGAAAATCAGCAGGCCCTACAGCAGTTTGTGGATGAAAATCCTGAGGTCAAAATTTATGCCCTTTTTCGCGCCAATGTTGAACATACAGGCAAATGCTGGAGAGATTGGCCCTTAGCCCAAAGAAAGGGCAACTTAAACGAGCAGGACATTCCCGTTGAGAATTACCAATATCACCTGGCTGCCCAATGGCAAATGCACAAACAGCTCAGCCAATTGAAAGTGGATTTAAATAAACAGGGCCAGCTTCTTTATCTTGATTTGCCTATCGGTGCCCATCGCGATGGCTTTGATGTCTGGCGGTGGCAGTCCGTTTATCTGGGCGAAGCGAATATTGGAGCACCACCAGACCCTTTATTTCTTGAAGGCCAGAATTGGGGCATGCCAGCTTTAAACCCTGAAAAATTGCGCGATCAAGGCTATTCCTGGTTTATCCGCTTGATTCAGAATATTTTCAAACAGGTAGATGTCCTGCGCATTGACCATGTGATGGGCTTTAACCGTTTATATTTAATCCCAAACGGAAGCCCTGCCAGTGAAGGCACTTATCTCAACTATCCAGCCGAGGAAATTTACGCCATTTTGAGCCTGGAATCGCAGCGCCATCGTGTGATGCTAGTCGGTGAAAATCTGGGCGCAGTACCGCCAGAAACGACCCAATTGATGAAACGCCACAGCATGATAGGCATGCATGTTTTACAATATGTCCTTGATGCCAAACAAAAGTTAATTCCCGACACCTGTAAAACCTTAAGCAGCATTAACACCCATGACATGCCGCCGTTTACTGCCTGGGCACAGGCCCTGGACATTCATAGCTTTCAGGAATTAGGGCTAATTGACAAAGAATATGCCAGGAAAATGCATCGCAAGCGCCAACAACACTTAAAGAAAATAAGAACTGTTCTGAAAAAACAAAATACTGATGACTCCAGGCTTTTATTTTCTCTCTGGCTGCTGCAGGCAAAAAGTCCTGCTGCCCTGCAACTGATTAATATTGAAGACCTATGGAATGAGACCAACCCGCAAAATATACCCAATGCAGCAAAAGCCCCTAATTGGCAAAGGAAACTTCATTATTCCCTGGAGCAAATAAAACAAATGTCTACCATTAGCGAACAACTGGATGCTATCCATCAGCAACGTAAGGGCGGTCATACGTCTTCCCAAAGTCTTTTTAGCGATCTGGATTTTCACCTGTTTAATGAAGGAACTCATTTTCGTTTATATGATCATTTAGGCTCCCACCCGCAGACGAGGAATGGGGTGGCGGGGGTTTATTTTTCTGTCTGGGCTCCCAATGCATCCTATGTCTCGGTAATTGGTTCATTCAACGATTGGAATAATAAAAAGCATCCTTTGAGTTCATGTGGAAAATCAGGCGTATGGGAAGGCTTCATCGCTGGAGCCAAAATGGGTGATCTCTATAAATATTTCATTGAATCAAGGCAGCACCATTTTGCAGGCGAAAAAGCAGATCCCTTTGCTTTTTATCAGGAAACGCCTCCCTGCACAGCCTCTATCGTTTGGGATTTGAATTACCAGTGGCATGATAAAGATTGGCTAGAAAAACGAAAGTCCAGGCAAAGCTTAAACTCTCCCATCTCCATTTACGAAGTGCATTTGGGCTCCTGGCGGCGGGTACCGGAGGAAAATAACCGTTACCTGACTTATCGCGAGCTCGCTCCCATACTGGCAGATTATATAAGCAAAATGGGATTTACCCACGTTGAATTTCTTCCCGTTATGGAGCACCCTTTCTACGGCTCCTGGGGTTACCAGACATTAGGCTATTTTGCCCCGACTGCGCGTTTTGGAAATCCTCAGGACTTTATGTACTTGATTGACTATCTGCATCAACAGGACATTGGAGTCATTCTGGATTGGGTTCCCTCTCATTTTCCTATGGACTCCCATGGCCTGGCACAATTTGATGGCACACAGCTTTATGAACATTCGGATGTCCGCAAAGGATTTCATCCAGATTGGAAGAGTGCCATTTTTAATTATGGACGTCATGAAGTACAGGCTTTTCTAATCAGTAGCGCAATGTTCTGGCTGGAAAAATATCACATTGATGCGATTCGAGTTGATGCAGTGGCGTCTATGCTTTATCTCAATTATTCGCGGGCGGAGGGTGAATGGTTGCCCAACGAAAAAGGCGGCCATGAGAATCTGGAAGCCATTCATTTTCTAAGGACTTTGAACAAAACCGCTTACCGTAATTTTCCTGATATCCAGATGTTTGCGGAAGAATCCACGGCCTGGTCTGGCGTCTCAGCGCCTATAGAATTTGGCGGCCTGGGTTTTGGCTTCAAATGGGACATGGGCTGGATGCACGATACGCTTTTATACTTTTCCCGCGACCCGGTTTTCCGCCGCTACCATCAGCATGAATTATCTTTCCGTATGATTTATGCCTTTACCGAAAATTTTACATTATCCCTTTCACATGACGAGGTCGTTTATGGGAAAGGCTCACTCATTAACAAAATGCCTGGCGATGAATGGTCTAAATTCGCCAATCTTCGCCTGGTGTACGGCTATATGTTCTGTTTGCCCGGAAAGAAATTATTATTCATGGGTTCAGAATTTGGCCAATACAGCGAATGGAATCATGAAAGCAGTCTGGATTGGCATTTACTTGATTTTCCAATCCATCAGGGCTTGCAACGATGGGTGCAGGATCTGAACAAGATTTACCGTTCAGAAACGGCTTTGCATGAACTCGATTGGCAATCCCATGGTTTTGAATGGATTGATTGCAGCGATGCGGATAACAGCGTTTACAGTTTCATCCGCAAATCAAGTGGGGGAGATTTGCTATTAATAGCCTTCAATTGCACGCCAGTATGCCGAAGCAATTACCGCTTCGGCGTCCCACAACCCGGCAACTGGCAATTGCTCCTGGACAGTGATGCAAGCCAGTACGGGGGGGCGGGGCAGAATATGAATCACAGTCCAGCAACAGAACACTTTCCTTTTCATAATCGCCCTCATTCGCTCACATTAACCATCCCTGGACTTAGCCTGGTAATTTATAAATGGATAAAATAA